In the genome of Anabaena cylindrica PCC 7122, the window AATTATCAATCAATATTACCAAAGACATGGGACTAAGATTAGCAGGTGTGGATATAATTACTAGCGACATCACACAGCCAATAGTAGATTACACACTGCTTGAAGTAAATGGCTCTCCTGGATTATCTCATTATGCTGCCAGTGGTGCAACACAAGCCAAAAAAGTAGAAGACGTATATTTAAAAGTTCTCAAAGCTTTGGAAAATGACTAAGTTCACCAATTTAAAAAATAATGGCAACAGAACTCAGACACACAGAGAAATTCCCCAGCTAAAATCTAAAATCCAAAATGGAATAAATTCACCAATTTCTACCTAGCAGAGATTCAAATTCAGCTTGTAAAGCTTTGATATCTGCAACTCTAGCTACTAGTAAATTATCTCTTCCCGCATCTTTTAACCTTGCTTGCCAATATTGAATACTTTCTGCATTGTTCACCCAAAATTGAATTACCGTGTCTAGTACTTGATCTAAATTCCAACTCCCAATGGGTGGAACCGATTCCACAGACTCTAGAAATGCATCTAGCGTACAAGTCTGGGTTCCCAAATATTCAACACCTTCCGGTTGGTTTTTTTCCCAACTCTGCTGTTGATGATTGAAAAAGTACAAAACTGGAGATACCCCTACAATGTCAAAAGAATATGTCATTCCAGACCTCCAAACGTGTTGTTTAATGGCACAGAAATCTGAGTTTAAGGAAGAAATTACTTCGGTAATATTGCTCTACTACATTCAACTATAACTATAAAAATGTAGAATTACAACCTCAAATACAGGTTTTAAAATTTATTCATAAATTAGCACTTGTAGGCTGAGAGTGCTAATTTGAATTCAGGGAATAAGTTATTTTTTGCAGATGAGTGAGATATAAGAACCCCACCCCGCTATTTCGTGGAGGGGGCTATGATATACTTTTCAATCCTTAATTAATTCCTCCAACTCAATTTGTAAATCTTTGGTTAAATCACTAACACCTGTTCGCAACGCTTGTTTATTTCCCTGGCAACTCTCCCACCGTTCACTTATAGAAATTGGTTCACCAACAATAATCATTGCCTGTTTCAAACCTAAACGTGGTCTTCCTGGTAAAGTAGATTCTTGAATACGAGACAACATATCAAACATTAATAATGCCGTTTCTGCAAACCTTTCCGCAGTCGGTTTTTCTAGAATATAATTAGCAGTCACCGCGACAAAACTCTCTGCAATTCTCATGTGTTGCATTCTCAAATCTGCTTCTTCTGCTACCCAGTCAGCTAAACCACGTTTGAGAGGTGGTAAACTTCCAATATCGGCAATATCATCCCGATAAATGTAATTCCAACCCGCTTCTTCTAGACGACGACATCTATCAATAAAGTTACCCTGGGCTTGAACATTAAAATATTGTTCTGTAATTTGTAAAGCTGTATCCATTAAACGGTGTAATCTAGTAATTAAGATTTCATTGCTAGTCGCTGTTTCTTCTGGTATAATTTCTGGTAAATCTCGATGATAGAAACGGCGATAAAATTCTTCCATTTCCGCGATTAGATATGCAGCCAAACGACAAAGACGTTGATATAATAATTCTTCTAGTTGATTTCCAGTGTAATTAATTTCTGGAATTGGTAAACCGCTATCAATTTCTAATTTAGATAACAGCCAATCTATTTTTTGCCAAGGTGGATTAACGTAACTATATTTAATACCAATGGGGATAATAAAAACCTTTTCTTCCCGATTAGCTTTTTGTAAATCTTCCACACACCAAAAACCCAACTGTGCTGCACCTGGTTCTAGAGGGCTAACAATGCTACTATGACCATTTGTACCTCCTTCTGGTGCGATCGCAATCGGAAATTTAGCATTAGCCAATAAATCCCGCGCTATTTGAATAGAATTTCTGTCTACTCGTCTCCCTCTGCGAACAGGTACACCACCAAGCCCAGAAAACAACCAACCTAACCATTTTCCTGCCCATAGCGTCATTCCCCGTTCATACATAAAATGACTGTGTACTGGGTATTGTAGAGAAATCCCTTTTTCACGCCCTACCTTGGGAACTATGCGTGATAGTAGATAAAACATAGAGAGAGGATCTTCTACTTCAGGGTGACGAAATGCGATGATAAAACGAATTTTCCCTGCTTGAAATTCTTGGTATAATTTGGCTAATACTTCAGCATTTTTGGCTTCAATCTTCACAATACCAGCTGGTAGCCAAGGTCTAGTTCTCACCTGGAGAATGAACGGAAGAACCCAAGAAGTAATCTTGAGTATCAAGGGGTTAAAACGTGGGGAAATGAATTTGAGTGGTGGTTGGGTGGAATGAATTGATTTAGGCAATTTTTTCTCCCGCAGATGTGGCGACGAATAGGACTTTACTTGATTTTGACACCTTTCAGGAATTTAGATGAACACATCACCAGACCAAAAACAATTTGCACCAGCAACCCAACGCAACCGCGAGGCCATCTTAGAGGTGCTTTTACAAGTATTACCTGCAAGTGGCACTATTTTGGAAATCGCCAGTGGCACAGGAGAACACGCTGTTTTTTTTGCCCCTAGCCTCAAACCCCGTCAATGGCTACCTTCTGACCCTAACCCCATATTACGCGACAGTATTAAGGCTTGGGCAGAAGAATTCAAAAGTGATAATCTTTACCCACCTTTGGAACTTGATGCTAGTCAACCAATTTGGCCAGTGGAAAAAGAAAAATTACCAAATTCTCCAATTGTCGCCATTGTCAACATTAACATGATTCATATTTCCCCCTGGTCAGCCGGTTTAGGACTCATGGCTGGTGCTGGGCGGATTCTGCCATCAGGTGGTATCCTTTACTTGTATGGCCCATACAAACAAAACGGCAAACATACAGCACCTAGTAACGAGGCTTTTGATGAGTCATTACAAGCACAAAACCCAGAATGGGGAGTGCGTAACTTAGAGGATGTTGTTGCAGCCGCTAATGCCCAAAATTTGACCTTGCACAAAACTTACCAAATGCCAGCAAATAACCTGTCACTAGTTTTTCGCCGTAATTCGTAATTTGTAATTCGTAATTCGTAATTCGTAAATTGAGTCTACTGTCAATGCGATCTTTAATTTCTAATTCACAAATAGAGATTTATAAACTTAACGTCAGTTCGATAAACCTCATACCAACGTCTGTCTGACACGGAGAGAGGTAGAAATACACTTAGTTTCCACAGAAAAATTAGGGTTTCAAAGCCTCTCCTCGTGAACAGAGAGAGGTTTGGAGAGGGGTTTTCAATTTGTTAAAATACAAAAAGTAGAAAATTTTAACTTTTGACATAATTATCCTAAAATTATTTTTTACGAAAGGGATGATAGAAAAAAATATTTTAGTTGTTGCCGCACTGTATAAATTTGTGAGTTTACCTGATGTTGTCGAAATGCAAGCATCTGTACTGTCTTTTTGTCAGGAACAAGGCATTAAGGGAACAATTTTACTTGCCCAGGAAGGCATTAATGGTACTATTGCTGGTTCACGTCAAGCAATTGATGCCGTTTTGGCGTTTCTCCGTACAGACCCGCGTTTAGAAGATTTAGAACATAAAGAATCTTACACCGACACCCCACCTTTTGAAAAAATGAAAGTGCGGTTAAAAAGAGAAATTGTAACTTTAGGATTACCAGAAGTTGACCCCAATGAAAAAGTTGGAACTTACATCAGTCCTCAGCAGTGGAATGATTTGATTTCTGACCCAGAAGTAACAGTAATTGATACCCGCAATGATTATGAAGTGAAAATCGGTACATTTAAAAGAGCAGAAAATCCGCAAACGCAAATATTCCGAGAATTTCCAGAATATGTAAGTAAACAACTTGACCCCAACAAACACAAAAAAGTTGCCTTATTTTGTACTGGTGGCATTCGCTGCGAAAAAGCCTCATCTTATTTACTTTCCCAAGGCTTTGCAGAAGTCTATCACCTTAAAGGCGGCATTCTCAAATATTTAGAAGAAATCCCCAGCGAACAAAGTTTATGGGAAGGAGAATGCTTCCTTTTTGATGACAGAATTGCAATCCGTCAAGGCTTAGAAGAAGGAACTTATGAATTATGCTTCTGTTGTGGTCATCCCATTGCGGAAGACGATAAAACCTCACCAAAATACGAACAAGGTATTTCTTGCCCCTACTGTTTTGATAACATGACCGACGAAAAAAGAAGACGACAACAACAAAAATGGAAACACTATAGGTTGGGAAAGTGATTGGTGACTTGAGAAAATAACCCAATTACGAATTACGAATTACGAATTACGAATTACGAATTACGAATTACGAATTACGAATTACGAATTACGAATTACGAATTACGAATTATTTTAAATCTTCCTAGCCAAAGTCAAACCATCAGCGATAGGTACTAAACTAAGATCAACCCGCGAATCTTGATGTAACTTTTGATTAAAAGCGCGAATCTTCTTAGTTTGATTATCCTGCACTTCGGGATCTGCAACCTTGCCAGACCACAGGACATTATCAACAGCAATTAGTCCACCTGGTCGAATTAATTGGAGCGATCGCTCATAATAGTTCTCATAGTTACCCTTATCAGCATCAATAAAGGCAAAATCGAAGGTTTCCCCCTCCCCTGCTGCAAGCAATTGATCTAAAGTTTCCAAAGCTGGAGCAATCCGCAAATCAATTTTATCTGCAATTCCTGCTTGTTGCCAATAACGCCGACCAATGCTTGTATATTCTTCACTCACATCACAGGCGACAATTTTACCATCTGTTGGCAAAGCTAAAGCCACCACCAAAGAACTATAGCCCGTAAATACACCTATATCTAAAGTCTTTTTAGCTCCTAAAATCTTCACCAACAACGCCATCAACTGTCCCTGTTCCGGCGAAATCTGCATGATAGCCATTGGCAATTGGGCAGTTTCTTGACGCAGTTGAGTTAAAACTTCCGGTTCTCGCACGGAGACTGATAGTAAATAATCATACAAATGTTGTCCTAAGCCAATTGTTTGTTTTACCATAATTTATCTGCTTGATTAATTCTGCTGTGAAAACTCAAACCGCTTCAGTATTCTAATTGATCTTTACTCTTACCAATTACCAGACCCAATAAATAAGATTAAGTATACGAACATCATAATAAACCATACTTCTTTGATTGTGTGTAAGTATTCAGGATAAAGAATAGTTCAAGTCATGAGAATAAAGGCTTTTTTAGTCAAATTTGATGATTTTGATAAAATATCACTTTTCTCTATTTTTGATTTCATAAGCATTCTGACTCCTGACTCCTTACGATTGTGTAGAGATGTTTCAGCCATAGTCCCAGCATGAATTAATTGTCAACTTCCCTTCTAAAATAAAATCTAATCTGTGGAAATTCAATTACTAAACTAGCTGTTGTGAGAGGGGAATATAATGAGCCGTCCGATTATTCTTGGTATTGTTGGTGACAGCGCAGCAGGTAAAACGACACTAACTAGAGGAATTGCTCAGGTACTTGGCCCAGAGAATGTTACCCTCATCTGTACAGATGACTACCATCGTTACGATCGCCAACAACGGGCAGAAATTGGAATAACTGCTATCCATCCTGACTGCAACTATTTAGATATTATGCAGCAGCATCTATCGTTGCTACGCACAGGACAGCCCATTCTCAAACCAGTTTACAGTCACAAAACAGGGACATTTGAAGCACCACAATATATCAAACCGAATAAATTCGTAATTATTGAGGGCTTATTGGGTTATTCTACCCGTGCTGCTCGTGATGCTTATGATGTAAAAGTTTACCTTGCTCCGCCTGAATCACTCCGTGCTGATTGGAAAGTTAAGCGAGATACACAAAAGCGCGGTTATACCGCAGAACAGGTATTAGCAGAACTAGAAAAACGGGAACCCGATTCAGAAGCATTTATCCGTCCTCAGCGTCAATGGTCGGATATTGTGGTGAGTTTTTATCCTGCTAACGAAAATGAAGATGGAAGCAATGGTCATTTAAATGTACGGTTGGTACTACGTCCATCTATTCCCCATCCCGATTTTACCCAGATTCTTGATGCTGGTAATGGTAATTCTCAATCAGCGGTGCGTCTGGGACTAGACAGAGATATGGGTAAACCGGTAGATGTATTAGAAGTTGATGGTCACGCTACTTTGGAACAGGTGACCAAGATAGAGCATATTATGTGTTCGGATATGCCTTACTTAAAAAATATATGCGATCGCGAAATTAATCCAGAACTAGGAAAAATCGCCGGCACAACAGGGGAAACTTTGCAAAGTTATCCCCTCGCACTTACACAGTTAATTATTACTTATCATATGCTCAAAGCTACGCAAATTTACCAGTAATATATTAGGAATGGGCTGATCTACCCGTTTCTGGCATTTAACAGCAACCTTTCATACCCTGATAGATAGATCAGCAATAGCAGTAGTTGTGCGATGATCGCTATTGGGACGCTTCCCAGTTGCTAAGGTTGCTTTTAATATGACCATTTACTTTTACAAGGTTTGGCAGCCATACGGCTGTTTTTCTAACTTCTCTCCTCACCCTATCGAAGTGCAGGGTAGTCACTGGCCAACAGTTGAGCATTACTATCAAGCACAAAAGTTTGTTGGCAGTACAGATGAGGTTATTATACCATTAATCCATGCATCTGCTACCCCTGAAGAAGCGGCTGCCTTGGGGCGTTGCAGCACTCGCAAACTTCGTCCAGACTGGGAAATAGTCAAAATTGAGGTGATGCGATCAGCTGTACGAAAAAAGTTTACAACTCATCCAGAAATTCGCAAAGTTCTTTTGGTAACAGGTGATGAAATTTTGGTCGAAAATTCACCCACAGATTATTTTTGGGGCTGTGGTGCAAATAAAACTGGTCAAAATCATCTAGGGATAATTCTCATGAGTGTACGTGAAGAAATCCGTCAATTATTGTCTTTGCCAGTGATCACCAATTTATAAGTAAAAAGATTTACAATTGTCATGGGGTTGCAGTTTATAGCAATAGCATTAACCTTGCTGTTTAAATATTTATAAGCTTATTACAACAATTACTTCAAAAGCCTGAATAATTTAAGTGATATTACGGAAAATTTCCGGAAAATTTAGATTTGAAATTTCTTAGTTATACTATATAGATTAAGTCGAAGAAGAATACATCCGTCAGAATGCAACCAGTGGCGAGTCTAAATCCTCCACTGATTGTTTGCCCTTGGCGTTCCCGAAGGGTAAACCACCAAATTTTCAATTTAGTGGGGGTCTTAAACCCGATTATTCATCTGCCAGTCGGACAAAATTCATTCTGACTTCTGACTCCTGAATTCTGTTAGATAAAGCCATAACTTGACATCAGGGGAAAATTAAAAAAATATTTTTGAGAAGGCAAATATTAGTAATGACTTTTAGTGAAGATCAGCCAGATGGTTTACAGCAAGAAAATTTATTGCACAAAATGATTAAGCAGATTCGGCGATCGCTGGATCTCCAAGAAATTTTAACTTCAACTGTTACAGAAGTGCGTTTATTCTTGCGAACAGATCGAGTCAAGATATATCGGTTTGATACTGATGGTAGCGGTGAAGTCATTGCTGAATCTATTCATAACAATTGCCTACCATCATTATTAGGACTTCATTTTCCTGCCAATGACATTCCAGCATCAGCCAAAGAGATGTTCTTGTTAACAAGACAACGCTCAATAGTAGATGTAACTGCGGGAACAATTGGGTTATCACCGCTAAAGTCAGCAAAAAACGGTAAACCATTACCTACAGAAAATATTCACTATCGACAAGCAGACCCATGTCATCTTCAATATTTAAAGACCATGGGTGTAAAATCTTCCTTTGCAGTCCCAATTTTAGAATACGACCCCACAGGACAATCGACACAACCAAAACTGTGGGGATTGCTAGTATCCCACGACAGTCAAACGCGAACGATTTTAAAACAAGAACTCAAAGTAGTCACCCAAGTTGCCGATCAAGTTGCGATCGCTATTTCCCAAAGTAACCTCCTCAGCGAAGCTAGAGCCAAGCAGAAGCAAGAAGCCATCATTAATCAAGTCACAACCCTATTAC includes:
- a CDS encoding NADAR family protein, encoding MTIYFYKVWQPYGCFSNFSPHPIEVQGSHWPTVEHYYQAQKFVGSTDEVIIPLIHASATPEEAAALGRCSTRKLRPDWEIVKIEVMRSAVRKKFTTHPEIRKVLLVTGDEILVENSPTDYFWGCGANKTGQNHLGIILMSVREEIRQLLSLPVITNL
- a CDS encoding phosphoribulokinase, producing the protein MSRPIILGIVGDSAAGKTTLTRGIAQVLGPENVTLICTDDYHRYDRQQRAEIGITAIHPDCNYLDIMQQHLSLLRTGQPILKPVYSHKTGTFEAPQYIKPNKFVIIEGLLGYSTRAARDAYDVKVYLAPPESLRADWKVKRDTQKRGYTAEQVLAELEKREPDSEAFIRPQRQWSDIVVSFYPANENEDGSNGHLNVRLVLRPSIPHPDFTQILDAGNGNSQSAVRLGLDRDMGKPVDVLEVDGHATLEQVTKIEHIMCSDMPYLKNICDREINPELGKIAGTTGETLQSYPLALTQLIITYHMLKATQIYQ
- a CDS encoding lysophospholipid acyltransferase family protein translates to MPKSIHSTQPPLKFISPRFNPLILKITSWVLPFILQVRTRPWLPAGIVKIEAKNAEVLAKLYQEFQAGKIRFIIAFRHPEVEDPLSMFYLLSRIVPKVGREKGISLQYPVHSHFMYERGMTLWAGKWLGWLFSGLGGVPVRRGRRVDRNSIQIARDLLANAKFPIAIAPEGGTNGHSSIVSPLEPGAAQLGFWCVEDLQKANREEKVFIIPIGIKYSYVNPPWQKIDWLLSKLEIDSGLPIPEINYTGNQLEELLYQRLCRLAAYLIAEMEEFYRRFYHRDLPEIIPEETATSNEILITRLHRLMDTALQITEQYFNVQAQGNFIDRCRRLEEAGWNYIYRDDIADIGSLPPLKRGLADWVAEEADLRMQHMRIAESFVAVTANYILEKPTAERFAETALLMFDMLSRIQESTLPGRPRLGLKQAMIIVGEPISISERWESCQGNKQALRTGVSDLTKDLQIELEELIKD
- a CDS encoding class I SAM-dependent methyltransferase, with the protein product MVKQTIGLGQHLYDYLLSVSVREPEVLTQLRQETAQLPMAIMQISPEQGQLMALLVKILGAKKTLDIGVFTGYSSLVVALALPTDGKIVACDVSEEYTSIGRRYWQQAGIADKIDLRIAPALETLDQLLAAGEGETFDFAFIDADKGNYENYYERSLQLIRPGGLIAVDNVLWSGKVADPEVQDNQTKKIRAFNQKLHQDSRVDLSLVPIADGLTLARKI
- a CDS encoding class I SAM-dependent methyltransferase, with protein sequence MNTSPDQKQFAPATQRNREAILEVLLQVLPASGTILEIASGTGEHAVFFAPSLKPRQWLPSDPNPILRDSIKAWAEEFKSDNLYPPLELDASQPIWPVEKEKLPNSPIVAIVNINMIHISPWSAGLGLMAGAGRILPSGGILYLYGPYKQNGKHTAPSNEAFDESLQAQNPEWGVRNLEDVVAAANAQNLTLHKTYQMPANNLSLVFRRNS
- a CDS encoding rhodanese-related sulfurtransferase, which produces MIEKNILVVAALYKFVSLPDVVEMQASVLSFCQEQGIKGTILLAQEGINGTIAGSRQAIDAVLAFLRTDPRLEDLEHKESYTDTPPFEKMKVRLKREIVTLGLPEVDPNEKVGTYISPQQWNDLISDPEVTVIDTRNDYEVKIGTFKRAENPQTQIFREFPEYVSKQLDPNKHKKVALFCTGGIRCEKASSYLLSQGFAEVYHLKGGILKYLEEIPSEQSLWEGECFLFDDRIAIRQGLEEGTYELCFCCGHPIAEDDKTSPKYEQGISCPYCFDNMTDEKRRRQQQKWKHYRLGK